ACTGTGCTGGGAACAGgatcacagagcagcacagagccactcCTGGTGCCTtgtgagctgtccctgctccagtcccACACTGCTGTGTGCTTTTCCTCTTGTGCACATCCTATGTTGATGCTTTGTAGGGTGGTGGGATGACACAGGTGTGCACATCCTCTGTGGTGCTTTGTAGGATACTGAGAGGGCCACAGGTGTGCCCAAGGAactcctcctgtccccactgcagggcacagctgtggtAGGGATTTGCCAGAATAGCCCTCCACTTGTTCATCCcaataatttcagtattttcactgCAGTGGTTTGTCCTCAGACTTTATTTTCAAGGTTGCTAGCACAAAGCAAAAGGACTTGCCTGATTGACTTCCAATGCTTCTTTATCACTGATGTCCCAGATTGTCAGGGACAATGGGGCAAGTTTCTGCCCTTCTCTCTGGATTTCAGATTCCCTGACCTATTTCCAGTTTCACCCCTTTATGGAAGCAGTGCCCCAATCTGCTGCTCTTTTCACAGCCACCTTTGAGTGACTCAGGGCCTAGTCCTGGGCAGGTTGTGTGAAAGTACTGCTGAGTTTGTGCTCTCCATTCCAAGAACTTGTCCTGGGTCATTCTTGGGTTGGGGGTGAAAATACCCTCTCAATccaataaaaaattatttaggtgAGCTGAAAAGTGGGTTTAGAGAAAATGCTGCATCCCACACTTGAATGGGTTATTTACTCTTCAGGGGACTCAAATATTTTACTACTGGGCAACCAAGGGGAAGTAAGAGTGCAGAAGTTTAGTTGGGTATGAAATGTCTGCTCTTACACAGCCTCTCTGAACTGCTAACCAAGTGAAAGCTAACAGTGGCCACTCTCAATCCCTGATTCTGAGCAAACAGGGGTGGTTTTTGTCTTCAGTGAAAACTagatgaaaatacattttgaaggCAATtagagtatttttatttttgctcacAGTAAACTGCAAGCACAATAAAATTGCTAGCACAAGGTTGAAGGTTATTTACTACGATTATATGCCACATGTGATTAATCTCTTCCCCACTTTTTATTCTCTTATCAGCACGATTTTAAATATCCAGAATTCTGCAGGGTCAGATTAAAAGGCTGGAAATACTTAGCCCAggtggctgtgtgtgcagaatTCACTGCCTTAACAAGGTGCTTCTtgctgctctggggtgaccTGCACCTCCCTCCAGgactcccagcacagcagcttccctgcaaTCCTGCACATCAGCACATCCCCAAAAAGTGTGGCTGTTATCAGCCactgtcccctgcagcccccccacagcactgctctaaAAAGATGACAAAtgacagaaaagagaggaaCCACAGAGCCTGTTATTCCCCAGTGCAAAGGAGCATGTTAAACATGGCTTTTGTTCCCAGCACCCCTGGCTGCTGTTGGGCTGCTGAGCTCACTGAGAAGCTGCCTTTGTCCTCCTCCATGGCcttgtgtccctgtcaccttggttttcagcagtgcctgtgctgctgcagctgcccaggtTTGCAAAGGCAGCCAGGTGAAAACAGATCCAGcctcacacacagagcagctggtgTGCTCTGAGTCCACAGAGTGGGCAACACAAGCTGGCTCAGAGGGCAAACAGAGCCCAAATTGTTTGGGATCAAGGATGGGAGGTGGGCAcagagggaggaagagcaggatggGAGGTGGGCACAGAGGGAGGAAGAGTAGGATGGTTCTGGAGGGCAGCCCCAGGTCAGCTTTTGGTCACTAAGGAACCAACCCCTTGGAGCCAAAGTGCTTGGTCTTCAGTTTGGTGGGAGGTTCAGGTAGAGCTGTgaaaagtgctgcaggaaactGAGAAAGGAGCCTTGCTTTGCACCTTCTGCCACCTgttcaattaattattttccaaagaCAATTTTATGATGTCATGCAAGCTGGAAGCCAACATTCTGCAGCCAACCTTGTCCTCAGTGTCCTTTTCTCTGGCTGAAGCAGAGTGAATCTTTGCTGCAGAAGAGATCTTGGTTTAATTCATTGTGCCTGCAGCTTTAAGGTTAGAATACATTATAGACAAGATGATAATTATTGCTCTGAAGCTCTTCTGGAGAAGGCAGCGTGAGGAAATGTCCcattaacattaaaaacaaatccagGAGAAGGTGATGAAGAAATGCTTCCACTCTGTTACTTCTCCATGATCAAACAACACTTGCCTCACCCCAAAATCTAATGGTCTCATGATTAAAAATGTATGAGAGCTCCTGAACATAGGAAAGATTGTGTGTAGCAGCACAAATTCTTGACTGAAATGTGTAATTAATGCTTTCACTCAGCCTCATGTGCAGACACAAGACCAAGGGGGCAGGCTGGCCAAGGCATGGACTCAGGTTTTTGAAACAATGCTGGGAACTTTTCACTTTTACACAAGGAAAAACAAGTTTGAAGCTTATCCTTAAATTTTCAGGGGTCTTGGATATATTTGAGAAGCCAGTGAGTTAAAAActtcacacagccccaggcacgtCTGTTATTTGAACAATTAACTTTACTTACAGAGAACTTATTGGGTGTGtgaaaatgtgtaaaaattGCACACTGAAAGTGGTGGTGAAGTGTAGGAGATGCTGTGCTTGCTgctgagggctgcagggatCCAGAAAAGAGCAGGGACAACGCTTCTGCAGGGTCAGGTGTAAATGATGCCTTTATGTTGTACCCAGTGCACACAACCACTGCTGCTCTCTTACCAcaggaattcaggaaaataCTCAGAATCCAGACTAATTTCAAGCCTGTAAAAAATACAGTTCAGTATTGGAGCAAGTGCAACTGTCTTGGTAGTTTTAAtcttaatttctgcttttggagGAACATTATtccaaataattgttttttcaaGTATATTCCAAGATTTAACTGGTTTATTTCAGTTTGGTAgcactgaggtttttttgtccTAACTGATGGTAATGACAGCTAAATGTCAGCTTCATTTTTACCTTAGCTCAGAATATAAACAGAAAAGtatacaaaaaggaaaatgtcctGTTACACACTCTGTGAATTCTTCTTGCTGTGTACCCTAAGCCAAACAGTTTTGATTCTGCATGTGACTCTCAGTCCAAAAGCCATGCTGAGACATTTTTctcaataaattattttccatgttttgcCTCTGCTATTAACACAAATGCATAAAAAACCTGAACCTGGAACTTGCATTTCATCaagaaaaaacccccacaatatttttatataacaTTTTGGATATATTTTATGTCAAAACATGATCACCAGTCAAACCAGTGACATCTAACCCCAATACATTATTGTgacttctaaaataaaaaatcagaacaaaactAAATTTATTATAGCTCTGCCTTCATTAAACACCGGGTGTTGGTGATTTAAACACAACAAAACTCTAGTAACTCTTCAAAAGTGTCTACtaaatagaataaaaagaataagAACAATTAACATTTAGTctgttacattaaaaaattggATGTACATATTCCTATTGCCTGTTAGCTTTACCTAAGCCCTCAACtactacaaaaataataataataataaaaaagaaaactcattgTTGAAAATCAAAAACATTCAAATCAGTTGATACAACATTACAGTACAGTCAACTAACATCTTTCAGGGTCTCCTTTTCTCAGGGTAGAGTCCTCAGCCCAGGGTCACACACCTAGATCACTGCAGGTCCAAAACTGAGGGAGAACGGctcccccagcctctcctctATTCACCACTGGAGTTAGGACACTCGTGAGTTTAGCacaataactaaaaaaaaaaaaaaggcaaaaaaggggaaaaaaaaccaataaaataaacagagaagTAGGAAGCTAGGTGAAGCTGCCATTTGTGTCAACCATTGCGATACGCTATactaaaaaatcctgaaatatccACCTGTCCTCGCCGCTCTGCCACGGGCTAGCAAAGTCAAAAATACAAAAGTCTTCAACTCGTCGTTTTTGcagaataaagcaaaaaagtCTTTGTGCTCCTTACTACCAGAAGCAAAATATCCTCTGAGTTACCACATGTAATAGCTTCTGGATGTGTCGACTTGGGTGGGCTTGGTCTCTGCAGAGCCGTCCTTATCTTTTTCACTGTCACCTTCCCAGAGATTAATAAGAGGAGGGTAGAGCTCGTTCAGGGGGATTGAAGAGGtcttttgcatatattttttcaaTGAGTGGTGGTAGTTTTTTCTCTTAAACCTTTTTGCAATGTAAACAGAGATGGAGGCGAGGCTGATGACAGCAAACATGGATCCCATCACTGCCGCCAGGGCCGTGCTGGTCTCCTGGTCGGAAATATCCAGCGCAAACGCCGCGTTTTTGGTCGTGACGTTGACACAGGACCTCTGTGTCTGCTGGTGGATGTTGGACACTGTCAGACACACCTCATAATCTGTAGAGGGTTGTAAATGCGTGAGGTTGTACTCGTGGACGTCCACCGGGACCCTGGCGGTGTAGGTGATGTGAGGGTTGTCAATCTTCATGGTGGCCTGACTGACCATTTTAAATTGGACGTCATGACGTTGGAATTGACTTTCCAAGAGACCAGGATGGAGTGGGACTCGGCTTGTTTCACGTAGATCTTCAGCACCTGGGTGCCATCCAGGAGCGTGCCGTTCACCCGGATGGTGGCCACCCTCGTGTCAGCCCCTTCTATGTTTTGAGCCACACAGGTGTATCTGCCAGAGTCCTCAACCTGGATGTTGGAGATCTCCAAGGTGCCCTCGCTGCTCAGCTTGTATTTGTCAGAGAGGCTTTCCACAGTGACTTTATTGCCCAGAGGAGTGACCCAGTAGATTTCTGGCTCAGGTTCTGCCATGGCCCGGCAATCTAAAAACACCGTCATGCCGATGTCCAGGTTCAAGTGATTGGGAAAGGTCTCGTGAGAGATCATTGGAAGACACTGTTCATTTGAGTCCTGGATCAGCACTTCCTTCACCTGCTGCCCCCGGAACTCTGGGGGCATGGCACAGAACATGGAGAGGGGCTCCATGAAGCGgatgttggttttgttggaGTTGATCCAGTGGATGACGCAGTCGCACCTGAGCGGGTTGCTGTGGATGCTGATCTCACGCAGGTTTGGGAGGGACTCCACTGTCTTTTGGTAGACTGCATTCAAGGCATTGTTGTTGAGCATCAGGCTCTCCAGGGCGGGGACGTTGCGGAAGGCCAGGCGATGGATGTAAGACAGCTTTGGGTTGTTGGTGGCCTCCAGCTTTGTGAGCTCAGGCAGGTTGTCCAGCGCGTACCTATCGACAGACACCAGCTCTCCCATGTTGTTGATCCCCAGCTCTTTCAATCTGagcatgtttttaaaatccCCTTCTTGAATTTTATGAATCGGATTTTTGTTGAGATCCAGGAATTTTAAGTTGGGAACTTTCTCAAGTGCAAGCTGAGGAACTTTTACCAATTTGTTGTCATAAAAAGAAAGACTTTCAAGGCTATCCAAGCCTACCAAGGCATTGCCAGGAATGTCTGTGAGGTACATACCTGCCAAAACTAGACTCCTTAAGTTTGAGAGTGGTTTGAAATTCATATCAAGTATTCCAATCACTGGGTTTTCTCCAATCATCAGAATCTCTAAGTTGGGAGTCGAATCAAACCAACGGCTGTCAATAACCTTTAACTTGTTGGAGTTGAGGTGTAACCTCAGAAGATTTTTCAGGCCAGAGAAGGCGtttgcagaaatgctgctgatcTGGTTGTGGTTGATGTAGAGCTCCTGCAGATTGCAGAGGTCTTGCAGGCAGTAGTCAGTCATCTCCGTGATCTGGTTCTCCTCCAGGTGCAAAGTCGTGAGCTGGGTGAGATTGGAGAGCCCCACATCTCTGATACTCGTGAAGTTATTTTGTGAAAAATCCAACTCTGTCAAATTAAAGAGCTGCTGGAGTTCGTCTGTGGTCTTTGCAATGTTGTTGCTTTGCAACAGAAGGACTTGGGTGTCACTGGAGAGGTTGCTGGGGATTTTTGTTAGCCGGAGGTCGTTGCAGTCAACGGTGGTGGCTTCCCTGTAGGTTGACTGTGGTGTAAACCAGGGCCTGATCTCACAGACACAAAGCTGTGGACATTCGCTGCTCTGTATGGAAGACTCAGTTAATGAATTCATTAACAATTCTAGCACCAACTGGCACACAGTTAAAACAACTCTAACCTTTGCCATGCTGGCCAGCGAGGGGGTTCAGCTCCCCAGCCCCCTAAAATCCCCACGGAGGAAGAGGGTGATCCCCTATCAAGCAGAAAATGTAGAGCTTGACGTTTAAGGTGAAAGGCTTGGACATCCAGAAAGGTGGAAGATGATTTTCTGAGTTTACTGAAGTTAAGAGATGCTCTGAAgacccacagctgctcctcagtgTTTTAGAATCTTCTGTAAATCACTGTCTGGAGATGGTCCTGAAAGCAGATTAGAATATATGTTATACTCAGCTCATATACAGTTCATCCATTATTTAGTTTCTCCAACCTTTGAAAGAAAAGATCTGAAAATAATCATTATTTTAACAGTATTCTCTTACAAAAAATCCAATTCCAGTGTGGGTAAATTATGTACGGTTTAGAACTCCTCCTTTTTTGGGGTGACACGAGAAACCTGAGTGAAGGATCTAAGAAATGAACCTTTGGATGGAGACCTTTCAGTCTCCACCTGCAAGGAGCTGTTTGGATGGtttggggatgctgaggggggaggatgtgctgggacacagcagggtctgaggtgacacacagagggGTCTGAGTGACACAGAGGGGTCTAAGGTGACACAGTGGGGTCTGAGGTGACACAGTGGGGTCTGGAGTGACACAGGGGGGTAGTGAGGTGACACACTGGGGTCttgaggtgacacagaggggtctggaggtgacacagcagggTCTGAGTGACACTAGTGGGGTTCTCTGGTGACACAGAGGGGTCTGAGGTGACACCAGTGGGGtctggaggtgacacagaggggtcTGAGGGTTGACACAGAGGGATTCTGAGGTGACACAGTGGGGGTCCTGAGGTGACTCAGTGGGGTCTGTGGTGACACAAGTGGTGGGTCTCTGGTGACCA
This genomic interval from Catharus ustulatus isolate bCatUst1 chromosome 13, bCatUst1.pri.v2, whole genome shotgun sequence contains the following:
- the LRRN1 gene encoding LOW QUALITY PROTEIN: leucine-rich repeat neuronal protein 1 (The sequence of the model RefSeq protein was modified relative to this genomic sequence to represent the inferred CDS: deleted 2 bases in 1 codon), producing MAKVRVVLTVCQLVLELLMNSLTESSIQSSECPQLCVCEIRPWFTPQSTYREATTVDCNDLRLTKIPSNLSSDTQVLLLQSNNIAKTTDELQQLFNLTELDFSQNNFTSIRDVGLSNLTQLTTLHLEENQITEMTDYCLQDLCNLQELYINHNQISSISANAFSGLKNLLRLHLNSNKLKVIDSRWFDSTPNLEILMIGENPVIGILDMNFKPLSNLRSLVLAGMYLTDIPGNALVGLDSLESLSFYDNKLVKVPQLALEKVPNLKFLDLNKNPIHKIQEGDFKNMLRLKELGINNMGELVSVDRYALDNLPELTKLEATNNPKLSYIHRLAFRNVPALESLMLNNNALNAVYQKTVESLPNLREISIHSNPLRCDCVIHWINSNKTNIRFMEPLSMFCAMPPEFRGQQVKEVLIQDSNEQCLPMISHETFPNHLNLDIGMTVFLDCRAMAEPEPEIYWVTPLGNKVTVESLSDKYKLSSEGTLEISNIQVEDSGRYTCVAQNIEGADTRVATIRVNGTLLDGTQVLKIYVKQAESHSILVSWKVNSNVMTSNLKWSVATMKIDNPHITYTARVPVDVHEYNLTHLQPSTDYEVCLTVSNIHQQTQRSCVNVTTKNAAFALDISDQETSTALAAVMGSMFAVISLASISVYIAKRFKRKNYHHSLKKYMQKTSSIPLNELYPPLINLWEGDSEKDKDGSAETKPTQVDTSRSYYMW